The following proteins are encoded in a genomic region of Chloracidobacterium sp.:
- a CDS encoding YceI family protein — MFKKIFAATLVATLWVAAYAASAPLAVDPNHSSVSFSLPILGGLSKVTGKFGSFKADLNFDKSDITKSSVVATIKADSISTGIGARDNHLKTADFFDVEKYPEITFKSKKVEKKGGKYILTGDFSMHGVTKEISFPFTISGSCADKKASAVDGPCGFNATLQLNRNDYGISYGRKDNPDFMGSVVNVDLSILTQKPAPAKQ; from the coding sequence ATGTTCAAGAAGATCTTCGCGGCAACATTGGTCGCAACGCTTTGGGTCGCGGCGTATGCGGCCTCGGCACCGCTCGCCGTGGATCCCAATCACTCGAGTGTAAGCTTCAGCCTGCCTATTTTGGGCGGTTTGTCGAAAGTTACGGGGAAATTCGGCTCGTTCAAGGCCGATCTCAATTTCGATAAGTCTGATATCACCAAGTCGTCGGTCGTTGCGACGATCAAGGCCGATAGTATCAGCACCGGCATCGGTGCTCGGGACAATCATTTGAAGACCGCGGATTTCTTCGACGTCGAGAAATATCCCGAGATCACCTTCAAGAGCAAGAAGGTCGAGAAGAAGGGCGGCAAGTACATTCTGACCGGAGACTTTTCGATGCACGGCGTGACGAAAGAGATCTCGTTCCCGTTCACGATCAGCGGAAGCTGTGCGGATAAGAAGGCCTCGGCCGTCGACGGCCCGTGCGGTTTCAATGCGACGCTTCAGCTCAACCGGAACGACTACGGCATCTCATACGGCCGAAAGGACAACCCCGACTTCATGGGAAGTGTCGTCAACGTCGATCTGAGCATCCTCACGCAGAAGCCTGCACCTGCGAAGCAATAG
- a CDS encoding molybdenum cofactor guanylyltransferase translates to MDLDAFILIGGRSSRFGSDKALADLDSVPLAENAARIVRTAFPAAEISFVAANEMQFAAAQFTQDLIFDRRPGIGSWSGVHAALTASKCEFCLILACDLPLINAELLCKLAHAVETSGKRAAVPLQPDGRLQPLCAVYRTRPVLESVEALLAAADRPQSLISFVQGIGAEVVEADDRGLDTFLNVNTPDDLKKAASERARTPHKGLQ, encoded by the coding sequence GTGGATCTCGACGCATTCATATTAATCGGCGGGCGGTCTTCCCGATTCGGTTCGGACAAGGCCCTCGCCGATCTTGATTCGGTGCCGCTTGCCGAAAATGCGGCGAGGATCGTCCGAACCGCATTTCCGGCGGCCGAGATCAGCTTTGTTGCGGCCAATGAAATGCAGTTCGCGGCAGCGCAGTTCACGCAGGATCTTATCTTTGACCGGCGTCCGGGCATAGGCTCTTGGAGCGGAGTTCACGCTGCCCTGACAGCATCGAAATGCGAATTCTGCTTGATACTCGCGTGCGATCTGCCTCTCATTAATGCAGAACTGCTTTGCAAACTTGCACATGCGGTTGAAACAAGCGGTAAACGTGCAGCAGTGCCGCTTCAGCCTGACGGAAGACTCCAGCCGCTGTGTGCCGTCTATCGGACGCGGCCGGTACTTGAGTCTGTCGAGGCATTGCTGGCGGCGGCCGATCGCCCGCAGTCGCTCATATCGTTCGTGCAAGGCATCGGAGCCGAGGTCGTCGAGGCCGATGATCGCGGCTTGGATACCTTCCTAAATGTGAATACGCCGGACGATCTAAAAAAAGCCGCATCCGAACGAGCACGAACGCCGCATAAAGGTTTACAATAA
- a CDS encoding amidophosphoribosyltransferase, whose product MEEFLDKLHEECGIFGIFGHKEAATLTQLGLFALQHRGQEACGIVSTDGTDLFEHRGNGLVVDVLGPDVLTKFRGSAAIGHTRYSTAGRNTIREVQPFSATCQHGKVAVCHNGNLPFADARRRELERDGAIFSSTSDTETILHGIARAKAPDILHAIRQVLADTEGAFSLLFLTPKALIAVRDPRGFRPLVLGKYSDAWCVASETCAFDLIDAEYIREIAPGEMVIITDRGIESGFPLKTEKHAVCTFEHVYFSRPDSVVFGRSVNESRHKMGRQLADEQPVDADIVVPVPDSGVAAAIGFSARSGINFRQAIIRNHYVGRTFIEPSQSIRSFGVRLKLNPIKDLIEGRRVVLVDDSIVRGTTSKKIVQMVRDAGAAEVHLRISCPPTAHSCYYGVDTPDREDLIAFRMTVDETCRYIGADSLGYLSLGGMLSAIGLDEASACTACWSGKYPTLLADHAAA is encoded by the coding sequence ATGGAAGAGTTTCTCGATAAACTTCACGAAGAATGCGGCATCTTCGGCATCTTCGGCCATAAAGAGGCCGCAACCCTTACGCAACTCGGGTTGTTCGCCCTCCAGCATCGCGGCCAAGAGGCGTGCGGCATAGTGTCGACCGACGGCACCGATCTTTTTGAGCATCGCGGGAACGGCCTCGTTGTCGACGTTCTTGGGCCTGATGTACTTACAAAGTTTCGCGGCTCCGCAGCGATCGGGCACACACGGTACTCGACGGCGGGGCGAAATACGATCCGCGAAGTGCAGCCATTCTCGGCCACATGTCAGCACGGTAAGGTCGCTGTTTGTCATAACGGTAATTTACCGTTCGCGGATGCACGACGCCGAGAACTGGAACGCGACGGGGCGATATTCTCATCCACATCTGACACCGAAACGATCCTGCACGGCATTGCACGAGCAAAGGCTCCCGATATTTTACATGCGATACGGCAGGTCCTCGCTGATACTGAAGGAGCATTTTCGCTTTTGTTCCTGACCCCGAAGGCCTTGATCGCCGTTCGCGACCCGCGAGGCTTTCGGCCGCTTGTCCTTGGAAAGTACAGTGATGCGTGGTGCGTGGCGTCTGAAACGTGCGCGTTTGACCTCATTGACGCAGAATATATTCGCGAGATCGCACCCGGCGAAATGGTCATAATTACCGATCGCGGGATCGAGTCCGGCTTTCCGTTAAAGACGGAAAAGCACGCGGTCTGCACATTTGAGCATGTATATTTCTCGCGGCCGGATTCTGTTGTCTTTGGGCGGTCGGTCAATGAATCGCGTCATAAGATGGGCAGGCAGCTTGCCGACGAACAGCCTGTTGATGCGGATATTGTCGTCCCGGTGCCGGACTCAGGGGTTGCAGCGGCGATAGGATTCTCTGCAAGGTCAGGCATCAATTTCCGACAGGCGATCATTCGCAATCATTATGTCGGCCGTACCTTTATCGAGCCGTCGCAGTCGATCCGCTCTTTTGGAGTAAGGCTTAAACTCAACCCCATAAAGGATCTGATCGAGGGCCGCAGGGTCGTGCTGGTCGATGATTCGATCGTCCGAGGCACAACATCGAAAAAAATAGTTCAGATGGTCCGTGATGCCGGAGCGGCCGAGGTCCACCTTCGCATCTCTTGTCCTCCGACCGCACATTCCTGCTATTACGGCGTGGATACTCCGGACCGCGAGGATCTGATCGCCTTTCGGATGACAGTGGACGAGACCTGCCGCTATATCGGCGCCGATTCGCTCGGATACCTTTCGCTCGGAGGCATGCTGTCGGCGATCGGCCTGGACGAAGCTTCCGCGTGCACCGCTTGCTGGAGCGGCAAATACCCGACACTGCTGGCCGACCACGCAGCCGCATAA
- a CDS encoding DUF481 domain-containing protein, with product MKRSSTLFLIVLLSVLSVPALADQVYLNNGDRLTGKIVKKDGDKLVVETHSMGTVSIAWADVKSIVSEGQIVIKTKDGEQMSGLVYSDGNGVEVTTSTDETVHIASDKIEVMRSEDEQKRYDAEVRLREHPKLAELWTGFADVGFSLTSGNSTTRALNINTRAQRETVRNKIVFYFNAIQAQSKSRGATVATAKGAWTGVRYDRNIDPRLFVYGGIDLEHDRMQKLRFRTVLGAGFGYKALVGKRIQLDIFGGASANRENYYTGLKRFSAEGTVGDDLKLRLNSRIRFNQRFSFYPSISMPGRVRAVFDSSLQSDINNWLGWHLSFTDRYNSYPTGNLKTNDVLMSTGLRVKFGKKK from the coding sequence ATGAAGAGATCGAGTACGCTTTTCCTGATCGTTCTGCTGTCAGTGCTGTCGGTTCCTGCCCTTGCAGATCAGGTTTATCTTAATAACGGAGACCGCTTGACGGGGAAGATCGTCAAGAAGGACGGCGATAAGCTGGTTGTCGAAACACATTCGATGGGAACGGTCAGCATTGCATGGGCCGATGTAAAAAGCATCGTCAGTGAAGGGCAGATCGTCATTAAGACAAAGGATGGTGAGCAGATGAGCGGGCTTGTCTATTCTGACGGCAACGGTGTTGAGGTAACGACCTCGACCGATGAAACGGTGCATATCGCGTCAGATAAGATCGAGGTGATGCGAAGCGAAGATGAGCAGAAGCGTTATGATGCGGAAGTAAGGCTTCGTGAACACCCGAAGCTGGCGGAGCTTTGGACAGGTTTTGCCGATGTCGGTTTCAGCCTGACGTCGGGTAACTCGACAACGCGGGCGTTGAACATCAATACGCGGGCACAGCGTGAGACCGTGCGGAATAAGATCGTCTTTTATTTCAATGCCATTCAGGCGCAGAGCAAGTCGCGCGGGGCGACGGTTGCGACGGCAAAGGGAGCGTGGACCGGCGTTCGATACGACCGAAACATAGATCCGAGACTGTTTGTTTATGGTGGGATCGATCTGGAACACGACCGTATGCAGAAACTGCGTTTCAGGACCGTCCTGGGAGCCGGCTTCGGGTATAAGGCATTGGTCGGAAAGAGGATCCAGCTTGATATTTTCGGCGGTGCTTCAGCTAACAGGGAGAATTACTACACCGGCCTCAAGCGGTTCTCTGCAGAGGGTACGGTTGGCGACGATCTGAAATTAAGGCTGAACAGCCGCATTCGGTTCAATCAGCGCTTCTCGTTCTATCCGAGCATATCTATGCCCGGCCGAGTAAGAGCCGTTTTCGATTCGTCGCTCCAGAGCGATATTAATAATTGGTTGGGCTGGCATCTTTCATTTACCGACCGCTACAACAGCTATCCGACCGGCAATCTGAAAACGAACGACGTGCTTATGTCCACGGGCTTAAGAGTGAAATTCGGTAAGAAGAAGTAG
- a CDS encoding error-prone DNA polymerase has translation MFCELHTRSAFSFLSSGSQPQRLAERAAELGMKAAALLDRDTVAGAVRFHFAAKDLGVRPIIGSEITMEGGGLLPLIPVSLEGYRNLSKLITTIKLRHKKGEHFATRKDIEEHSKGLLCFTGGEDGFVRNGIRSGAGIAGLAWLNYVFAGRLYVEFQRHHLRYEEYLNQILLGYAHKLRLPYFASNGVYYADRHDRELFDVFTCIKNHTTIHEAGTLLSENNERYLKTHKQMLDLFADMPEAVELTEAIASRIEFSMDELSYSFPRYKLRPGESASSLLRQKTTARSHERYLHESPAIRSQVLSRLEKEFRVIEMKGLEGYFLTVADISDFCKANNILSQGRGSAANSVVCYTLGITAVEPIKNKLLFERFLSEKYEKYPDIDIDLPSGNDREKVIQHVYETYGRRASGMTANVISYRGRSAVREVGKAFGFDDDTLKKLSKLNSHHETFKGEEFSRRSKEAGIDISANLTLYKFADLYQRILDFPRHLGQHSGGMVVSWGKLDGIVPLEPASMEGRTIIQWDKDDCEALKIVKIDLLGLGMMAVLRDTITLIREHRGEDLGLYKLPTDDKEVFDALQNGDTVGMFQVESRAQIAFLPKSKPSTFYDIVVQVAIIRPGPMVGKMLHSYIKRRQGLEEVTYPHPSLKPVLERTLGVPLFQEQLLKMAMEIADFSGSEAEELRRVMGFKRPDRKMGLVSQKLREGMSRRGISPHIQEQIIDYTKAFANYGFPESHAYSFALLTYASAYFMIHYRAYFMAAMFNNYPLGFYSAATLVKDAQRHGLHFRALDINRSQYDFTIEEGEVRVGLRFVRGLREDIGREIVSNRQSGYTSVADLIGRVPAINKREIRALSLAGALNFENTIHRRQALWHSELAIRPQGSLFDQRNDETPSEIQQPQFLKRLEGLELVDADLRKIGISIGKHPMAFVRKEMMRRGILSAHETLSLKRGRVVSSAGAVIIRQRPMTANNVVFITLEDETGFSNFVVMPDKFEQYRTIITHNDFLIIKGVCEDRGMLRAIHFKPLDLLTTEVISHDFH, from the coding sequence ATGTTCTGCGAACTTCACACACGCTCGGCTTTCAGCTTCCTGTCTTCCGGATCACAGCCGCAAAGGCTTGCCGAACGCGCGGCTGAATTAGGGATGAAAGCCGCGGCACTGCTCGACAGGGACACGGTCGCCGGTGCCGTGCGTTTTCACTTTGCGGCAAAGGATCTTGGCGTACGGCCGATCATCGGCAGCGAGATCACAATGGAAGGCGGCGGGCTTTTGCCGCTTATCCCGGTCAGCCTCGAAGGCTATCGCAACCTTTCAAAACTCATCACCACAATAAAACTCCGTCACAAAAAGGGCGAGCACTTCGCCACGCGCAAGGATATCGAAGAACATTCAAAAGGCCTCTTATGCTTTACAGGCGGCGAAGACGGCTTTGTACGAAACGGCATACGCAGCGGTGCGGGCATCGCAGGCCTTGCATGGCTCAACTATGTCTTTGCGGGCCGCTTGTACGTTGAATTCCAGCGGCATCATCTGCGTTATGAAGAATATCTGAATCAGATATTGCTCGGCTACGCACACAAGCTGCGGCTGCCCTATTTTGCAAGCAACGGCGTATATTATGCCGACCGGCACGACCGTGAGCTTTTTGACGTCTTTACCTGCATAAAGAATCATACGACCATCCATGAGGCAGGAACGCTTCTGAGCGAGAACAATGAGCGTTATTTGAAAACGCATAAACAGATGCTTGACCTTTTTGCCGATATGCCCGAGGCGGTCGAGCTGACCGAGGCGATCGCATCACGCATCGAATTCTCAATGGACGAGTTGTCATACTCCTTCCCGCGATACAAACTGCGGCCCGGCGAGTCCGCATCGTCGCTTCTCAGGCAAAAGACGACCGCACGGTCGCACGAACGCTATCTTCACGAATCTCCGGCGATACGTTCGCAGGTATTGTCACGCCTTGAGAAAGAATTCCGCGTTATCGAGATGAAAGGCCTTGAGGGCTATTTTCTGACCGTTGCGGATATTTCGGATTTCTGCAAAGCGAACAACATACTCTCGCAGGGACGCGGTTCGGCAGCGAACTCGGTCGTTTGCTACACTCTCGGCATCACAGCGGTCGAGCCGATAAAGAATAAGCTCCTGTTCGAGCGTTTCTTGTCCGAAAAATACGAGAAATATCCTGACATCGACATAGACCTGCCGTCCGGCAATGACCGCGAAAAGGTCATACAGCATGTATATGAGACCTATGGCCGCCGAGCCTCGGGAATGACGGCAAATGTCATAAGCTACCGCGGCAGGTCGGCAGTGCGTGAGGTCGGCAAGGCCTTCGGCTTTGACGACGATACCCTCAAAAAGCTCTCAAAACTCAATTCACATCACGAAACATTCAAAGGAGAGGAATTCAGCCGGCGTTCAAAGGAAGCGGGCATCGACATCTCGGCAAACCTAACTTTGTATAAATTCGCCGATCTCTATCAGCGCATCCTCGATTTTCCGCGGCATCTGGGCCAACACTCCGGCGGCATGGTCGTTTCGTGGGGCAAGCTCGACGGCATCGTCCCTCTCGAACCCGCGTCTATGGAAGGCCGCACGATCATTCAATGGGACAAGGATGACTGCGAAGCGTTAAAGATCGTCAAGATCGATCTTTTAGGCCTCGGGATGATGGCCGTCCTGCGCGACACGATCACTTTGATACGAGAGCATCGCGGCGAAGATCTCGGGCTTTACAAGCTTCCGACGGATGATAAAGAGGTCTTTGATGCCCTGCAGAACGGCGACACCGTGGGCATGTTCCAAGTGGAAAGCCGGGCACAGATAGCATTCCTGCCAAAGTCTAAGCCAAGCACCTTTTACGACATTGTGGTCCAGGTCGCGATCATCCGCCCCGGCCCTATGGTCGGCAAAATGCTTCACTCCTACATAAAGCGGCGGCAAGGCCTCGAAGAAGTAACGTATCCGCACCCTTCGCTAAAGCCCGTCTTGGAGCGCACGCTGGGCGTGCCGCTGTTTCAGGAACAGCTCCTGAAAATGGCAATGGAGATCGCGGACTTCAGCGGCTCAGAGGCCGAAGAACTGCGTAGAGTGATGGGCTTCAAACGCCCGGACAGAAAAATGGGCTTGGTCAGTCAAAAGCTGCGTGAAGGGATGTCACGCAGAGGCATTTCGCCGCACATTCAAGAACAGATAATAGATTACACAAAGGCTTTTGCGAATTACGGCTTTCCTGAATCGCACGCTTACAGCTTTGCCTTGCTTACTTACGCATCGGCTTACTTCATGATCCATTATCGGGCATATTTTATGGCAGCGATGTTCAATAACTACCCGCTCGGTTTCTATTCCGCCGCAACGCTTGTCAAAGATGCCCAACGGCACGGCCTGCATTTCAGAGCCCTTGACATAAACCGTTCGCAATATGATTTTACGATCGAAGAAGGCGAGGTAAGGGTCGGCCTGCGTTTTGTACGCGGGCTTCGCGAAGACATCGGCCGCGAGATCGTATCAAACCGCCAAAGCGGCTATACAAGTGTTGCCGATCTGATCGGCCGCGTTCCCGCGATCAATAAACGCGAGATCAGAGCACTCAGCCTCGCCGGTGCATTGAATTTTGAGAATACGATCCATCGCCGACAAGCTCTGTGGCACTCGGAGCTTGCGATACGCCCGCAAGGCAGCCTCTTTGACCAACGTAATGATGAAACGCCGTCCGAGATACAGCAGCCACAGTTCCTAAAACGTTTGGAAGGCCTTGAACTCGTTGACGCCGACCTTCGCAAAATAGGCATCTCGATCGGCAAACATCCGATGGCATTTGTCCGCAAAGAGATGATGCGGCGCGGCATTCTATCGGCACACGAAACACTTAGCCTTAAAAGAGGCCGCGTGGTCTCATCAGCAGGTGCCGTGATCATCCGTCAGCGTCCGATGACCGCTAATAATGTGGTCTTTATCACACTTGAGGACGAAACGGGCTTTTCGAACTTCGTCGTTATGCCTGACAAATTCGAGCAATATCGAACCATCATCACACACAATGATTTCCTGATAATAAAAGGCGTTTGCGAAGACCGAGGAATGCTGCGGGCGATCCACTTCAAGCCGCTCGACCTGCTCACGACCGAGGTCATCTCACACGATTTCCACTAG
- a CDS encoding glutamate racemase, whose translation MKDRPIGIFDSGVGGLTVYRALHKRLPNERFIYLGDTARVPYGTKSMATVERYAIENSQFLASRGIKMLVVACNTASALALPKIREKIGLDVVGVIGPGGRKAVQMTREQQHSKIGVIATEATVASNAYYEAIRRASDTAEVMQAACPLFVPLAEENWVNEPETYSIAAKYLAGLNEFRPDVLVLGCTHYPILRSVIQQTVGENVKLVDSGEATADEVAALLDTKGLAHPDAADQERSLCDDLDHFYVTDAADRFARVAERFLGTKPSKLEAVEVYGSDELS comes from the coding sequence ATGAAAGATAGACCTATCGGAATTTTTGATTCGGGTGTTGGCGGCCTGACCGTTTATCGCGCGCTGCATAAGCGGCTGCCGAACGAGAGGTTCATTTACCTGGGGGACACTGCTCGGGTGCCGTACGGCACGAAATCTATGGCGACCGTCGAGCGGTATGCCATCGAGAATTCTCAGTTCCTTGCGTCTCGCGGTATCAAGATGCTTGTCGTAGCATGCAATACTGCATCGGCACTTGCGTTGCCAAAGATCCGCGAAAAGATCGGGCTGGATGTTGTCGGGGTGATCGGCCCGGGCGGGCGCAAGGCCGTCCAAATGACGAGGGAACAGCAGCATTCAAAGATCGGCGTCATCGCCACTGAAGCAACGGTTGCGAGCAACGCCTATTACGAAGCGATCCGGCGGGCCTCAGACACGGCGGAAGTGATGCAGGCGGCCTGCCCGCTTTTTGTACCGCTTGCCGAAGAGAATTGGGTGAACGAGCCGGAGACATACTCCATTGCCGCAAAGTATCTTGCGGGCCTCAACGAATTCCGCCCTGATGTGCTCGTGCTGGGCTGCACGCACTATCCGATCCTTCGCAGTGTGATCCAGCAGACGGTGGGTGAAAATGTTAAACTTGTCGATTCAGGCGAGGCGACGGCCGATGAGGTAGCTGCACTGCTTGACACAAAAGGGCTTGCACATCCCGACGCGGCCGATCAAGAACGTTCCTTATGCGACGACCTCGATCACTTTTATGTAACGGACGCCGCTGACCGTTTTGCCCGCGTGGCTGAGCGGTTCTTGGGCACCAAACCGTCGAAGCTTGAGGCTGTCGAGGTTTACGGCAGTGATGAACTGAGTTGA
- the rph gene encoding ribonuclease PH, translating into MAYNRADDRAYDQLRNVKITPNISPYAEGSALIEVGGTKVICTASVEDRVPLFMRNKGLGWVTAEYAMLPRATNTRTQRETQRPSGRTQEIQRLIGRSLRAVVDQRQLGERQIYLDCDVIQADGGTRCASITGAYVALALACRKLVRTGVIMMNPIVSEVAAVSVGIIENTPILDLAYVEDSEAEVDMNIVCTGAGKFIELQGTAEREPFSREQMDEMLLLAEKGVAKLFEIQRSVLED; encoded by the coding sequence ATGGCATACAACAGAGCTGACGATCGTGCATATGACCAGCTTCGCAACGTAAAGATAACGCCGAATATCTCGCCTTATGCCGAAGGCTCGGCGTTGATCGAGGTTGGCGGCACAAAGGTCATCTGCACCGCAAGTGTAGAAGATCGCGTACCGCTGTTCATGCGGAACAAAGGACTCGGATGGGTAACCGCTGAATATGCAATGCTGCCGCGTGCGACAAACACACGCACACAGCGTGAGACACAGCGGCCGTCCGGCAGGACGCAGGAGATACAGCGGCTTATAGGCCGCAGCCTACGCGCAGTGGTGGATCAAAGGCAACTCGGTGAACGTCAGATCTATCTTGATTGTGATGTGATACAGGCTGACGGCGGAACTCGCTGTGCCTCAATTACGGGCGCGTATGTTGCGTTGGCTCTTGCGTGCAGGAAACTCGTAAGGACGGGTGTCATAATGATGAACCCGATAGTCAGCGAGGTCGCGGCGGTAAGTGTCGGCATCATTGAAAATACACCGATCCTCGATCTCGCATACGTCGAAGATTCCGAGGCCGAGGTCGATATGAATATCGTTTGCACCGGTGCGGGGAAGTTCATTGAACTGCAGGGCACCGCCGAACGCGAGCCGTTCTCGCGTGAGCAGATGGATGAGATGCTTCTACTCGCGGAAAAGGGTGTCGCAAAGCTCTTTGAGATACAGAGAAGTGTACTTGAGGACTGA
- the fabG gene encoding 3-oxoacyl-[acyl-carrier-protein] reductase: MSNKQFEGKSAIVTGGTRGIGKAIVLELARNGANVAFNYSKSADEAEKLKAEIEKLGVKAMSAQCDVANTEAAAEFVAAVKAEFGTVDLLVNNAGITRDQLILRMKEDDWDAVIDTNLKGAWNFAKAAIRPMMRNDNGGSILNITSISGVVGMLGQSNYSASKAGMIGLTKSLAKEVASRKITVNALALGLIETEMATEMNAEYREKILASIPLGRLGRVDEAASIACFLLSPAAAYITGQVVQADGGLAM, translated from the coding sequence TTGAGTAATAAGCAGTTTGAAGGGAAGTCGGCTATCGTTACGGGCGGAACCCGCGGTATCGGCAAAGCGATAGTTCTGGAGCTTGCACGAAACGGTGCAAATGTTGCATTCAATTATTCAAAAAGTGCCGACGAGGCAGAAAAGTTGAAGGCTGAGATCGAGAAGCTTGGCGTAAAAGCGATGTCTGCACAATGTGACGTGGCAAATACGGAAGCCGCCGCGGAGTTCGTCGCTGCCGTCAAGGCAGAATTCGGCACGGTTGATCTGCTGGTGAATAACGCGGGCATCACGCGCGACCAGCTCATACTCCGAATGAAGGAAGATGATTGGGATGCGGTCATTGACACGAATTTGAAGGGCGCGTGGAACTTTGCAAAAGCGGCCATTCGACCGATGATGCGGAACGACAACGGCGGGTCGATCTTGAACATCACGTCGATATCAGGCGTCGTCGGTATGCTCGGGCAATCGAATTATTCTGCATCGAAGGCAGGTATGATCGGCCTTACAAAATCGCTTGCTAAAGAGGTTGCAAGCCGCAAGATCACCGTTAATGCCCTCGCTCTCGGGCTGATAGAAACCGAAATGGCAACGGAAATGAATGCCGAATACCGCGAGAAGATACTTGCTTCGATACCGTTGGGGCGGCTCGGCAGAGTAGATGAGGCCGCTTCGATCGCGTGCTTTCTGCTGTCGCCGGCGGCTGCGTACATTACCGGTCAAGTAGTTCAGGCTGACGGCGGCCTCGCAATGTAG
- a CDS encoding rhomboid family intramembrane serine protease, protein MSLKYQQDTDEAADAAAIRPVTPQPWASIALIACFTVVFIVQMTTGLEHSIIAAGDDKDAFIQHHEYWRLLTGAALHGGLLHYGFNTYAFYSFGRICEVLTNRWHIPVIFLLSAIAGGVLSFIVNPHGISVGASGGIIGLVGYLVVYSFKRREFINSEFRNSLIFNIGFILFYGFLLSQAVDNFAHIGGLLAGAVYALFQVPRDRYTDPRNASGLVEAFGLLSLAIYGAVCVFASLLIFRIV, encoded by the coding sequence ATGTCGCTCAAGTATCAACAAGATACCGACGAAGCTGCCGACGCTGCGGCCATCCGGCCCGTGACGCCGCAGCCGTGGGCGTCGATCGCTTTGATCGCGTGCTTCACCGTCGTCTTCATCGTACAGATGACAACCGGCCTCGAACATTCGATCATTGCTGCCGGCGACGATAAGGATGCGTTCATACAGCATCACGAGTACTGGCGGCTGCTCACCGGGGCCGCACTGCATGGCGGTTTGCTTCATTACGGATTTAATACTTACGCCTTTTACAGTTTCGGCAGGATCTGCGAAGTTCTGACAAACCGTTGGCACATACCCGTGATCTTTTTGCTTTCGGCCATTGCCGGCGGCGTATTGAGCTTTATTGTGAATCCGCATGGCATCTCTGTCGGGGCGTCAGGCGGCATCATCGGCCTTGTCGGCTATCTTGTCGTTTACTCGTTCAAACGCCGTGAGTTCATAAATTCAGAGTTCCGCAACAGCTTGATATTCAATATCGGATTTATTTTGTTCTACGGCTTTCTGCTTTCGCAGGCGGTTGATAATTTTGCACATATCGGCGGCCTTCTCGCCGGTGCGGTTTATGCGTTGTTCCAAGTTCCGCGTGACCGATATACCGACCCGAGAAATGCTTCCGGCCTGGTCGAAGCATTCGGGCTGCTGTCTTTGGCGATCTACGGTGCTGTCTGCGTTTTTGCCTCGCTGCTCATATTTCGTATTGTCTGA
- the trmB gene encoding tRNA (guanosine(46)-N7)-methyltransferase TrmB, whose amino-acid sequence MPRVRVHQHVNPLSPYYRQQPKPIDIATCFADPTKPILLDIGCARGRFLLKMAGLRPEWNYLGVEIREPLVAEANRLAKEAGLTNLHYEFCNAMLWLDMLLSRIPADILHLAAIQFPDPWFKKKHAKRRMVNEEMVKCLARRLSPSSLVFIQTDIEPLAEEISELFRSSGHFSEEPVADDLFPVRTEREKAVEGKLLPVFRTAFRPGP is encoded by the coding sequence ATGCCCCGCGTTCGAGTTCATCAACATGTCAACCCGCTTTCGCCATACTATCGGCAGCAGCCGAAGCCGATAGATATCGCAACTTGCTTTGCCGATCCGACGAAGCCGATCTTGCTCGATATCGGCTGCGCACGCGGGCGTTTTCTGCTGAAAATGGCCGGACTGCGGCCGGAATGGAATTATCTCGGCGTCGAGATACGTGAGCCGCTTGTTGCGGAGGCGAACCGTCTTGCCAAAGAAGCCGGCTTAACAAATCTGCACTATGAATTCTGTAATGCGATGTTGTGGCTCGATATGCTTTTATCCCGGATCCCTGCCGATATTCTTCATCTCGCGGCCATACAGTTTCCGGATCCGTGGTTCAAGAAAAAGCACGCAAAGCGGCGAATGGTGAATGAAGAGATGGTCAAATGCCTCGCCCGAAGGCTTTCGCCGAGCAGCTTGGTTTTTATTCAAACCGATATCGAACCGCTTGCGGAAGAGATAAGCGAGCTTTTTCGATCATCCGGACATTTTTCTGAGGAGCCGGTAGCAGACGATCTTTTTCCCGTAAGAACCGAACGCGAAAAGGCTGTAGAGGGAAAATTGCTGCCGGTGTTTCGGACGGCATTTCGCCCGGGGCCCTGA